The genome window CACATCGTCCTTATCACGCGAATGTTGGGCGGGTATTGGAATCGGCTGACGCCCGCTAGGTCGGCACCCGCGTAGGAGCACCAGTTGCAGCAGAAGGCGATAATGAGCGGTTCGAACTCCTCTTCCTCCATCTCAGGCCACCTCCAACGCAGCTTCGATCATCGCATTGATCTGATCGAGAGTGAATCCGCGAACGAAGATCCCTGCCTTCGGACAAGTGGCCTGGCACACGCCGCAGCCCTTGCAGGCCGTTTCATCGACATCCACGGTCTTCTTCACCGTTCCGTCGCTCATGTACTCGATGAGGGTTATCGCGTCGTAAGGGCACGGGTCCACACAGTAGGCGCACCCGTCGCATTTCGCATCGATGACGCATGACTTCGTCGCCTCGAGCTCCAATTCCTCCTGCGCAAGGATCGTCGTGGCCCTTGAGACCGCCGCGTTCGCCTGGGCAAGGCACTCCTCGACGAACTTCGGTGAATGGGCCAGGCCGCACAGGAACACGCCCTCTGTGGCGAAGTCCACGGGTCTGAGCTTCATATGTGCTTCAAGGAAGAACTTGTCCTTGGTGAGCGGTATCTTCAGGAATGTGGACAAATCCTCATTGTCTGCGTTGGGCAGTGTCGCGACCGCCAGCATGACCACGTCGGGGCTGACGACTATCTCCTCGTCCAAGAAGGGGTCCTTCGCNNNNNNNNNNNNNNNNNNNNNNNNNNNNNNNNNNNNNNNNNNNNNNNNNNNNNNNNNNNNNNNNNNNNNNNCTCCTTTCTCGGCAGCCTCTCGGTAGTAGTTCTCCCTAAATCCGTACGTCCTCATGTCTCTGTGGAAGACGTAGACATTGGCATCGGGCATCATCTCCTTTGTCTTCAGCGCGTTCTTGATGGTCTCCGTGCAGCATATGCGGCTGCAGTAGGGCCTTTCCTCTTTGCGTGAGCCGACACATTGTATCATGGCTACGCTCTTCGTGCCCTCCTTCAAGCCCCCGTTCGCGAGCACGTCCTCATATTCGAGCTGCGTGACAACCCGCGGGTCCTCTCCGTAGAGGTACTCATCGGGCTTCAACTCGATTCCTCCGGTCGCGACGAGAACTACACCGTGCCTGATCTGCTTCTCTTCACCCTCGTGCTCCAGCGTTGTCATGAAGCTACCTATGAACCCTTCGATGTCTTTGATCTTGGCTCCCGTGTAGACGTGAACCCGTTCGTTGCTCTTCACCTTGTCAATCAGCTTATTCATCCTGGCCTGCACATCCTCTCCCGAGAGAGCGAAGTGTATCCTTCGGGTCATCCCTCCCAGCTCGTCCTTCTTCTCCACGAGATATGCGTCGAACCCTTGGTCTGCGATTCCCAGGGCGGCAGTCATCCCCGCGATGCCACCACCGATGATGAGAGCCGACTTCGCGATGGATATCTTGATCGGAGGGATGGGCTCGAGGAGCGCCGCCTTGGCGACGGCCATCCTCACGAGGTCCTTCGCCTTCTGTGTTGCCTTTTCCGGCTCCTTCGAATGCACCCAGGAGCAGTGCTCGCGGATGTTCGCCATCTCGAAGAGGTACGGATTCAGCCCGCCATCTCTGATCGTGTTCATGAAGAGAGGAGCGTGCGTTCTCGGAGTGCAGGAAGCGACGATTACTCTATTGAGGTTGTGCTCCTTTATCGTCTCCACTATCTTGCTCTGAGTGTCCTGAGAGCACGTGTATATATTGTCTTCTGCGTAAACGACATTCGGAAGGGTCTTCGCATACTCGACAACTGCGGGCACGTCAACAACGCCCCCGATGTTGATTCCACAATGGCAGATGAACGCACCGATCCTGGAATCCTCATCGCTGATGTCCTTCTCTGGCGGGAACTCCCTTATCTCAACGAGCTTGTTCCTCTCCGTCGAGATGTGGCTGGATGCCATGGCCGCGGCACCGCTCGCCTGAGCGACGCTGTCCGGGATGTCCTTCGGGGAGCTGAACGCCCCGCAGACGTATATGCCCGGCTCTGATGTGGACAAGGGGTCGAAGATGTTCGTCTCGCAAAAGCTGTGGGCGTTTAGATCTATCCCGAGGACCTGCTTCAGTTTGTCGGTGTCCACGGGCGCTTCCGTACCGACAGAGAGAACGACAATATCGAATTCCTCGGTCTTGAGGTCTGCTCCGTCCACGTATGTCATAAAAAGATTGTGAGTCACCGGGTCTTCCTCAACCGAGGATATCCTGTTGCCTCTCGTGAACCTGATTCCATGCTCTTCCTCGGCTCGAGAGTAGTACGCATCGAACTCCTTCCCGTAGGCCCGCATGTCCATGAAGAAGATGTGCGCCTCCAGCCCGGGAGTGTGCTCCTTGGCTATTATGGCCTCCTTTATGCTGAACATGCAGCAGACCGAGGAGCAATAGGTGTTGCCAGTCTGCTTGTCCCTAGAACCGACACACTGTATGAAGGCAATGTTCCTCGGGACCTCTCCATCAGATGGCCTCAGAACCATTCCCGCGTGAGGACCAGTAGCGCTCAGCATTCTCTCGAGCTCCAGGGAGGAGAGGACGTTCGGGTACACGCCATAGCCGTACTGAGGTTTCCTGGCGAGGTCGAACAGGTCGAATCCAGGAGCCACAACGATGGAGCCCACCTCGATGTCCATCATGTGCTCCTCCTGGTCGTAGATGATTGCCTCAGCTTCGCACTGTCCCTCGCAGATCCCGCAGCCTATGCAGTGCTCCAGGTCGATCGATACAACGGCCGGAACTGCCTGCGGATACTTGACATAGATGGCCTTGCGAGTCACCAGGCCCACGTTGTACTCATCTGGGACCTCCACCGGGCAGAAATTCGTACACAGGCCGCAACCTGTGCACTTGGTCTCGTCCACCTTCCTTGCCGTCTTCTTTATGGTCACGAGGAAGTTCCCGGGCGAACCTTGGACAGCTTCCAGACTTGCACCAGTCAGCAGCTCTATGTTGTGGTGTCGTCCGGTCTCGACAAGCTTGGGCGCCATGATGCACATGGCACAATCATTCGTGGGGAACGTCTTATCCAGCTGGGACATCGCTCCTCCGATGTTCGGTGACTTGTCGAGCAGATACACCTTGTAGCCGCTATCCGCAAGGTCAAGGGAAGCCTGCATACCTGCGATCCCGCCTCCGACGACCAATACTGCACCAACTTTGTCTACCATTGGAATCACACCTCAAATCCTTGTGAAATGTACAGAGGGGACCGCCCCTCGATTCGGTCAAGTTTGATCAGGTCGCGTCTCCTGAGATTGGCTATCTCATCTAGAACCCTGTCTGGGGGGATGTTCGTAGCCTCTGAGATCGCCCTCACTGAAAGAGGTTCTCTCCTCGTCTTCCAAAGAATCACTGCTCTGTCGAACTCTACGGTAAGAGCGTCGTACAGGATCTTGTCCAGCTCCTCCTCGTCGAGCTTCTTGCCGTAGACGTTCCCTTTTTCGAGGAATTCCACCTGCTTGTTCACGAGCGCCCTAAGCCGGAAGTCCTCCAATACGTTCTTCGCGATGAAGAGGTTCTCCATCTTCGCCATGTCTGGACTGTCTCCGACAACAGGATTCGGTCCAATCTCCTGTATGAGTTCAGCGAAGTCCTTCATGATGCCCGCGAACCTAGCGCCCTCCGAGGCGGAAACCCACTCGAGCCTGAATCTCTGACGGCTCATCCCCACCTTTTCGAGGAGCTTGCGGACTAGTTTCATCCTTTT of Candidatus Thermoplasmatota archaeon contains these proteins:
- a CDS encoding 4Fe-4S dicluster domain-containing protein — translated: AKDPFLDEEIVVSPDVVMLAVATLPNADNEDLSTFLKIPLTKDKFFLEAHMKLRPVDFATEGVFLCGLAHSPKFVEECLAQANAAVSRATTILAQEELELEATKSCVIDAKCDGCAYCVDPCPYDAITLIEYMSDGTVKKTVDVDETACKGCGVCQATCPKAGIFVRGFTLDQINAMIEAALEVA
- a CDS encoding FAD-dependent oxidoreductase gives rise to the protein MVDKVGAVLVVGGGIAGMQASLDLADSGYKVYLLDKSPNIGGAMSQLDKTFPTNDCAMCIMAPKLVETGRHHNIELLTGASLEAVQGSPGNFLVTIKKTARKVDETKCTGCGLCTNFCPVEVPDEYNVGLVTRKAIYVKYPQAVPAVVSIDLEHCIGCGICEGQCEAEAIIYDQEEHMMDIEVGSIVVAPGFDLFDLARKPQYGYGVYPNVLSSLELERMLSATGPHAGMVLRPSDGEVPRNIAFIQCVGSRDKQTGNTYCSSVCCMFSIKEAIIAKEHTPGLEAHIFFMDMRAYGKEFDAYYSRAEEEHGIRFTRGNRISSVEEDPVTHNLFMTYVDGADLKTEEFDIVVLSVGTEAPVDTDKLKQVLGIDLNAHSFCETNIFDPLSTSEPGIYVCGAFSSPKDIPDSVAQASGAAAMASSHISTERNKLVEIREFPPEKDISDEDSRIGAFICHCGINIGGVVDVPAVVEYAKTLPNVVYAEDNIYTCSQDTQSKIVETIKEHNLNRVIVASCTPRTHAPLFMNTIRDGGLNPYLFEMANIREHCSWVHSKEPEKATQKAKDLVRMAVAKAALLEPIPPIKISIAKSALIIGGGIAGMTAALGIADQGFDAYLVEKKDELGGMTRRIHFALSGEDVQARMNKLIDKVKSNERVHVYTGAKIKDIEGFIGSFMTTLEHEGEEKQIRHGVVLVATGGIELKPDEYLYGEDPRVVTQLEYEDVLANGGLKEGTKSVAMIQCVGSRKEERPYCSRICCTETIKNALKTKEMMPDANVYVFHRDMRTYGFRENYYREAAEKG